One window from the genome of Nitrospira defluvii encodes:
- a CDS encoding nuclear transport factor 2 family protein encodes MNEQCAHSLAEDWIAAWNRHDLNAILRHYASDVEFTSPFVTALSADASGTIRGRDALQTYFQKGLIAYPELQFDLIRVLPGVGSLVLYYRSVQGLLAAEVMTVNDEGLIQTVRVHYAKEEATAEAGLRRATRSDDARSDGR; translated from the coding sequence ATGAACGAACAGTGTGCACACAGCCTGGCCGAGGACTGGATCGCCGCCTGGAACCGGCACGACCTCAATGCCATTCTTCGTCACTATGCATCGGACGTCGAGTTTACCAGTCCCTTTGTCACGGCGCTATCCGCGGATGCGTCCGGTACGATCCGAGGCCGCGACGCGTTGCAGACCTATTTTCAGAAGGGACTCATCGCCTATCCGGAGCTGCAGTTTGACCTCATCCGCGTCCTGCCAGGAGTGGGCAGCCTGGTCCTGTATTATCGAAGCGTCCAGGGACTCTTGGCGGCTGAAGTGATGACCGTCAACGACGAGGGTTTGATCCAAACCGTACGCGTGCACTATGCGAAGGAAGAGGCGACCGCCGAGGCCGGACTCAGGAGAGCAACCCGCTCGGACGATGCCCGGTCAGATGGGCGATGA
- a CDS encoding GIY-YIG nuclease family protein, translated as MTWIVYILECADGSLYTGITNDLDRRMRAHASGRGAKYTKRRGPFTVRYTELLDSKGAALQREAAIKSLDRTAKKALLTAGP; from the coding sequence ATGACCTGGATCGTTTATATCTTGGAATGTGCCGACGGGAGCCTCTACACCGGCATCACCAACGATTTGGATCGTCGCATGCGGGCGCACGCCAGCGGGAGGGGCGCAAAATACACGAAACGCCGAGGGCCATTTACGGTGCGGTATACCGAGCTGCTGGACAGCAAGGGCGCCGCCTTACAGCGTGAGGCTGCCATCAAATCACTGGACCGAACGGCGAAGAAGGCGCTGCTGACAGCCGGTCCGTAG